In the Terriglobales bacterium genome, CTCGCGTCCGCTGGTGGACACGGCGTCGCGCAAGCCATGTCGCATCGCGCAGCAGGAGATCGAGGCCGGCAAGGTCGGGCACGTGGTGGGGGCAGGCCCCGCGAAGACGGCCAAGGACTCGGTCAGCGACCTGCTCGATCACGCGCTCGGACGCAAGTAAGTCCTTCCTTTTCATCCGCCTAAGCACGCCCGCGCCACGGGTGTGTCGGAATCTTTCCCGCGCCGGCCGCATCCCATAGATTGCCGATCTCCAATCGCCGATTGGCGATCGAGGCGGGATGTACCTGAATCGGCAATCGGGGATCGGCAAT is a window encoding:
- the rpoZ gene encoding DNA-directed RNA polymerase subunit omega, with amino-acid sequence MKLIEGFDSNYRYILVAARRARQLQGGSRPLVDTASRKPCRIAQQEIEAGKVGHVVGAGPAKTAKDSVSDLLDHALGRK